Proteins encoded within one genomic window of Cucumis sativus cultivar 9930 chromosome 3, Cucumber_9930_V3, whole genome shotgun sequence:
- the LOC101211810 gene encoding centromere-associated protein E isoform X1 translates to MDKNKSRSDLLAAGRKKLQQFRKKKDNKGSGSQGGSSRNTSKLEQHDADADIGIGAAKSTSGRFSSDEVLASSVDRNPHIVDSSASSSTEHSLAAETDDHSTVSVKQEMDLAEASAIDQGETSMQEVGYREDFEHTVQNVEASGFVSSGPSVPTDVEGNDNPTSNLSFAESSSQISSASVEQQGRIVEVGGGCREEELLVSPSTSLLQAREDVGMGDAVMQPGQVHETEIAGDKQLDTGGTSESAAETTFKETRCNEEEDIAAGVTSISVAVTKSNNYSISSPGENLGMENSSSSSRDDWKEERQVHAEDTIHSSRSQVESIPEDNFADLSEGHGMASQTSVKVSDVRDANTISLNAHMTATSDAQSETFSSFRQDCNFFDLLERMKEELIVSSCSKEIFNMQITEQNELQMELDNHRSKSTKDVALLNTSLNEVVERNQSLVDELSHCRSELEDVSTAKEKLRDQLLTAEAEIEKLSSKTSETENSLEKLHGDMFRLAKELDDCKHLVTMLEGEKERLNGIITFENENKIKLAEEKELYSDENQKILSELSSLKSLNVALEAENSKLMGSLSSVAEEKTKLEEEREQLFQMNGTLSAELANCKNLVATQQEENMNLTKNLALVTEDRTKVEEDKNHLFHKNETMASELLVLDERLSTEHEKRVKFEGDLKDALAQLDQLTEENVFLSNGLDIYKFKIEELCGEIISLQTRTREDEDRAENAGSDQYHGNNFQENVSSQITFKKCLPNPSSVLTGGKPFEVTEQEIFGDSLGFVTLGQHLEEAELMLQRLEKEITGLQSNSASSRSGSKTAAPAISKLIQAFESQVNVEEDEVEAEIQSPNDPYKLSIELVENLRVLLRQVVVDSENASVLLKGERDHQNVAISTLNEFKDKFEALENYSNNWVMANIEHGVLFDCFKHHLNDAGDKIYELEILNKSLKQQATHHKNFNRELAERLCGYESTLTELERQLCDLPQSSNEMVSLICNQLDNLQGGAIERAMTLEKDWHSFLLELAETIVKLDESLGKSDTPAIKFCTSDQLLSCISASVIDAVKTIDDLRERLQATASNGEACRMSYEEVTEKYDSLFRRNEFTVDMLHKLYGELQKLHIASCGSVSGSDMNMQIKMVGDPLDYSNFEALIKSLEDCITEKLQLQSVNDRLCTDLERRTVEFVEFRERCLDSIGIEELIKDVQSVLSLEDTEKYHAEIPAIYLESMVSLLLQKYRESELQLGLSREESESKMMKLTGLQESVNDLSTLILDHECEIVLLKESLSQAQEALMASRSELKDKVNELEQTEQRVSAIREKLSIAVAKGKSLIVQRDNLKQLLAQNSSELERCLQELQMKDTRLNETEMKLKTYSEAGERVEALESELSYIRNSATALRESFLLKDSVLQRIEEILDELDLPENFHSRDIIDKIDWLAKSSMGENLLHTDWDQRSSVAGGSGSDANFVITDAWKDEVQPDANVGDDLRRKYEELQTKFYGLAEQNEMLEQSLMERNIIVQRWEELLEKIDIPSHFRSMEPEDKIEWLHRSLSEACRDRDSLHQRVNYLENYSESLTADLDDSQKKISHIEAELQSVLLEREKLSEKLEIIHHHNDHLSFGTFEKEIENIVLQNELSNTQDKLISTEHKIGKLEALVSNALREEDMNDLVPGSCSIEFLELMVMKLIQNYSASLSGNTVPRSIMNGADTEEMLARSTEAQVAWQNDINVLKEDLEDAMHQLMVVTKERDQYMEMHESLIVKVESLDKKKDELEELLNLEEQKSTSVREKLNVAVRKGKSLVQQRDTLKQTIEEMTTELKRLRSEMKSQENTLASYEQKFKDFSVYPGRVEALESENLSLKNRLTEMESNLQEKEYKLSSIISTLDQIEVNIDVNETDPIEKLKHVGKLCFDLREAMFFSEQESVKSRRAAELLLAELNEVQERNDAFQEELAKASDEIAEMTRERDSAESSKLEALSELEKLSTLQLKERKNQFSQFMGLKSGLDRLKEALHEINSLLVDAFSRDLDAFYNLEAAIESCTKANEPTEVNPSPSTVSGAFKKDKGSFFALDSWLNSYTNSAMDEKVATEIHSQIVHQLEESMKEIGDLKEMIDGHSVSFHKQSDSLSKVLGELYQEVNSQKELVQALESKVQQCESVAKDKEKEGDILCRSVDMLLEACRSTIKEVDQRKGELMGNDLTSENLGVNFISTAPDQLSRTGRTHLLSEEYVQTIADRLLLTVREFIGLKAEMFDGSVTEMKIAIANLQKELQEKDIQKERICMDLVGQIKEAEGTATRYSLDLQASKDKVRELEKVMEQMDNERKAFEQRLRQLQDGLSISDELRERVKSLTDLLASKDQEIEALMHALDEEEVQMEGLTNKIEELEKVLKEKNHELEGIETSRGKLTKKLSITVTKFDELHHLSESLLTEVEKLQAQLQDRDAEISFLRQEVTRCTNDALVATQTSNRSTEDINEVITWFDMVGARAGLSHIGHSDQANEVHECKEVLKKKITSILKEIEDIQAASQRKDELLLVEKNKVEELKCKELQLNSLEDVGDDNKARSAAPEIFESEPLINKWAASSTITPQVRSLRKGNTDQVAIAIDVDPASSSNRLEDEDDDKVHGFKSLASSRLVPKFSRRATDMIDGLWVSCDRALMRQPALRLGIIFYWAILHALVATFVV, encoded by the exons ATGGACAAGAACAAGAGCCGTTCCGATCTGCTCGCCGCAGGCAGGAAGAAG CTCCAGCAATTCCGTAAGAAGAAGGATAATAAGGGCAGTGGTAGCCAAGGAGGTTCATCAAGAAATACTAGTAAATTGGAACAGCATGATGCAGATGCAGACATTGGGATTGGTGCTGCTAAATCCACATCTGGTAGGTTTTCCAGTGATGAAGTACTTGCATCCAGTGTTGATCGCAATCCACATATTGTAGATTCTTCAGCATCATCTTCTACAGAACATTCCTTGGCAGCAGAGACTGATGATCATTCGACAGTTTCTGTTAAGCAAGAGATGGATTTAGCGGAAGCTTCAGCCATTGACCAGGGAGAGACTTCGATGCAGGAAGTGGGGTATAGGGAGGACTTCGAACACACAGTCCAAAATGTTGAGGCCTCTGGATTTGTATCATCTGGACCTTCCGTTCCTACTGATGTTGAAGGGAACGACAACCCTACTTCCAATTTGTCTTTCGCCGAATCATCTTCCCAAATTTCTTCTGCTTCTGTGGAGCAGCAAGGAAGAATAGTTGAAGTAGGGGGCGGATGTAGGGAAGAAGAGCTGTTGGTTTCACCGTCTACGTCTTTGTTGCAAGCAAGGGAAGATGTAG GCATGGGGGATGCAGTGATGCAGCCTGGTCAAGTCCATGAAACAGAGATTGCAGGAGACAAGCAGCTAGACACTGGTGGCACAAGTGAGTCTGCAGCAGAGACTACTTTTAAAGAAACACGCTGCAATGAAGAAGAGGATATTGCAGCAGGAGTGACATCTATATCTGTTGCTGtaaccaaatcaaataattattcaatttctaGTCCGGGAGAAAATTTAGGCATGGAGAATAGTTCAAGTAGTAGTAGAGATGActggaaagaagaaagacaagttCATGCTGAAGATACAATACATTCAAGCAGGTCTCAAGTAGAATCTATACCAGAAGATAATTTTGCAGATCTGTCTGAGGGTCACGGAATGGCTTCACAAACAAGCGTGAAAGTTTCTGATGTGAGAGATGCCAATACTATCTCTCTTAATGCACATATGACCGCAACTTCAGATGCACAGTCAGaaactttttcttcctttagacaagattgtaatttttttgatttactggaaagaatgaaagaagagtTGATAGTATCAAGTTGCTCCAAAGAAATCTTTAACATGCAAATTACTGAGCAGAATGAACTACAAATGGAGCTTGATAACCATCGTTCTAAATCAACCAAAGATGTGGCTCTGCTCAATACCTCCCTCAATGAAGTTGTTGAGAGAAATCAGAGCCTCGTCGATGAACTTTCACATTGCAGATCTGAACTTGAAGATGTTTCAACTGCAAAGGAGAAGCTCAGAGATCAGCTGCTAACTGCAGAGGCAGAGATAGAAAAGCTTTCTTCTAAAACAAGTGAGACAGAGAATAGCTTGGAAAAGTTACATGGAGATATGTTCAGATTGGCAAAAGAGTTGGATGACTGCAAGCATTTGGTGACAATGTTGGAAGGGGAGAAGGAAAGATTAAATGGTATTATCAcctttgaaaatgaaaataaaataaaattagctGAGGAAAAGGAGTTGTATAGTGATGAGAATCAAAAGATATTATCAGAGTTAAGTAGCTTAAAGAGTTTGAATGTGGCTCTGGAGGCtgaaaattctaaattaatgGGGAGTTTGTCATCAGTAGCAGAGGAAAAAACAAAgcttgaagaagaaagagagcaGTTGTTTCAGATGAATGGGACTCTGTCAGCTGAACTTGCCAATTGTAAAAACTTGGTTGCTACTCAACAAGAGGAAAATATGAACTTAACCAAGAACCTTGCACTGGTAACAGAAGATAGGACGAAGGTAGAAGAAGATAAGAACCATTTATTTCATAAGAATGAGACAATGGCGTCTGAGCTGCTTGTTCTTGATGAGAGACTGTCAACTGAACATGAGAAACGTGTAAAGTTTGAGGGTGACCTTAAAGATGCTTTGGCACAGCTTGACCAACTCACTgaagaaaatgtatttctcAGCAACGGtcttgatatatataaatttaaaattgaagaacttTGTGGCGAAATAATTTCTCTGCAAACGAGAACTAGAGAAGACGAGGACCGGGCTGAAAATGCAGGCTCTGACCAGTATCATGGAAATAATTTCCAAGAAAATGTTTCTTCCCAGATCACTTTCAAGAAATGTTTACCTAATCCTTCTTCTGTTCTTACTGGTGGGAAACCCTTCGAAGTGACTGAACAGGAAATCTTTGGTGATTCTCTTGGGTTTGTAACTTTGGGTCAACACTTGGAGGAAGCAGAACTCATGTTACAGAGACTTGAGAAGGAAATCACAGGGTTGCAGTCCAATTCTGCCTCTAGCAGGTCAGGTAGTAAAACGGCTGCACCTGCTATTTCTAAACTAATTCAAGCCTTTGAGTCGCAGGTAAATGTTGAAGAAGACGAGGTAGAGGCTGAAATCCAGTCACCTAACGATCCATATAAGTTATCAATTGAACTTGTGGAAAATTTGAGAGTATTGCTTCGCCAAGTGGTTGTGGACAGTGAGAATGCCAGTGTGTTGCTCAAGGGAGAGCGTGATCATCAGAATGTTGCTATATCAACATTGAACGAATTCAAGGACAAATTTGAAGCTTTGGAGAACTACAGCAACAATTGGGTGATGGCCAACATTGAGCACGGGGTTTTATTTGATTGCTTCAAACATCATTTGAACGATGCTGGTGATAAGATCTATGAACTTGAGATTCTTAACAAGTCTTTAAAGCAACAAGCCACGCACCACAAGAATTTTAATAGGGAGCTTGCTGAAAGGTTATGTGGATATGAATCAACACTTACTGAGTTGGAGCGTCAATTGTGCGATCTTCCTCAAAGCTCAAATGAGATGGTTTCTTTGATATGTAATCAGTTAGACAATTTGCAGGGGGGAGCAATTGAAAGGGCAATGACACTTGAGAAGGACTGGCACTCTTTCTTATTGGAGCTTGCTGAAACAATTGTTAAGCTTGATGAATCATTAGGGAAATCTGATACTCCAGCCATCAAATTTTGCACTAGTGACCAATTGCTTAGCTGCATTTCTGCCTCTGTCATAGATGCTGTCAAAACGATTGATGATCTGAGAGAGAGACTTCAAGCAACTGCTTCCAATGGCGAAGCATGTAGGATGTCATATGAAGAAGTAACTGAAAAATATGATAGTTTGTTTAGAAGGAATGAATTTACTGTTGATATGCTTCATAAGTTATATGGTGAATTGCAAAAACTTCATATTGCTTCTTGTGGATCTGTCAGCGGAAGTGATATGAACATGCAAATCAAGATGGTGGGTGATCCCTTAGATTACAGCAACTTTGAGGCCTTAATCAAATCGCTAGAGGATTGTATTACTGAGAAACTGCAACTTCAGTCTGTAAACGATAGACTTTGCACAGACTTGGAACGTAGGACAGTAGAATTTGTTGAGTTCAGAGAGAGATGCCTTGATTCGATTGGCATTGAAGAATTGATTAAAGATGTTCAAAGTGTGTTATCACTAGAAGACACTGAGAAGTATCATGCTGAAATACCCGCTATTTATTTGGAATCTATGGTATCATTGCTTTTACAAAAATACAGGGAGTCTGAGTTGCAATTAGGCCTATCTAGAGAAGAGTCTGAATccaaaatgatgaaattgacGGGACTGCAGGAAAGTGTGAATGACTTGAGCACCTTGATTCTTGATCATGAATGTGAAATTGTTCTTCTAAAAGAAAGCTTGAGCCAGGCGCAGGAAGCCTTAATGGCTTCGCGATCTGAACTAAAGGATAAAGTTAACGAACTGGAACAAACAGAGCAGCGAGTGTCTGCAATCAGAGAGAAGCTAAGCATAGCTGTTGCCAAGGGAAAAAGTTTGATTGTACAACGGGATAATTTGAAGCAGTTACTGGCACAGAATTCCAGTGAACTGGAGAGGTGCTTGCAGGAGTTGCAGATGAAAGACACCAGGCTTAATGAGACTGAAATGAAACTTAAAACCTATTCAGAAGCAGGAGAGCGTGTTGAAGCACTGGAATCTGAGCTTTCGTACATTCGGAATTCTGCCACTGCACTAAGAGAATCATTTCTTCTTAAAGATTCAGTTCTTCAGAGGATAGAGGAGATTCTTGATGAACTAGATTTGCCAGAGAATTTTCATTCAAGAGACATAATTGATAAGATTGATTGGTTAGCGAAGTCAAGTATGGGTGAGAATTTACTCCATACGGACTGGGATCAAAGGAGTTCAGTTGCAGGAGGCTCAGGCTCTGAtgctaattttgttattacaGATGCCTGGAAAGATGAAGTGCAGCCGGATGCAAATGTTGGGGAtgatttgagaagaaaatatgaggaGCTCCAAACAAAGTTTTATGGGCTTGctgaacaaaatgaaatgcTTGAACAGTCATTAATGGAAAGGAATATTATAGTGCAAAGATGGGAAGAGCTTCTAGAAAAGATTGACATTCCTTCACACTTCCGGTCCATGGAGCCAgaagataaaattgaatggTTGCACAGATCCCTTTCGGAGGCTTGTCGTGATAGGGATTCTCTCCATCAGAGGGTCAATTACTTAGAGAACTATAGTGAGTCATTAACTGCAGATCTGGATGATTCACAGAAGAAAATTTCTCACATTGAGGCAGAGCTCCAGTCAGTCTTGCTTGAGAGAGAGAAGCTTTCTGAAAAGTTGGAAATAATCCATCATCATAATGACCATCTATCATTTGGAActtttgagaaagaaattgagaacATAGTATTACAAAATGAATTAAGCAATACACAggataaattaatttctacTGAGCATAAAATAGGGAAATTGGAGGCTTTGGTAAGTAATGCATTGCGAGAGGAAGACATGAATGATTTGGTTCCTGGTAGCTGCAGcattgaatttcttgaattGATGGTGATGAAgctaattcaaaattattcagCATCTTTGTCGGGGAATACTGTGCCTAGGAGCATTATGAATGGAGCTGATACTGAAGAAATGCTTGCCAGAAGCACAGAAGCGCAGGTTGCTTGGcaaaatgatataaatgttCTCAAGGAAGATCTAGAGGATGCAATGCATCAATTGATGGTTGTGACAAAGGAGAGAGATCAATATATGGAGATGCATGAATCTTTAATTGTCAAGGTTGAAAGTTTAGATAAAAAGAAGGACGAGTTGGAGGAACTGCTTAATCTAGAGGAGCAGAAGTCGACGTCTGTAAGAGAGAAACTAAATGTTGCTGTCCGGAAGGGAAAGTCTTTGGTTCAACAACGAGACACTCTGAAACAAACCATTGAAGAGATGACCACTGAGTTGAAACGACTGAGATCTGAGATGAAGTCTCAGGAAAATACTCTCGCTAGTTATGAGCAGAAGTTTAAGGATTTCTCTGTTTACCCAGGACGGGTGGAGGCCCTGGAATCTGAAAATCTGTCTTTGAAGAACCGGTTGACTGAAATGGAAAGCAATTTAcaggaaaaagaatataaattgaGCTCAATTATCAGCACGTTAGATCAAATTGAAGTGAATATTGATGTTAACGAAACTGATCCTATTGAGAAACTGAAACATGTTGGAAAACTGTGCTTTGATCTGCGTGAAGCCATGTTTTTCTCTGAACAAGAGTCTGTGAAGTCCAGAAGAGCAGCAGAGTTGCTTCTGGCAGAATTGAATGAAGTTCAGGAAAGAAATGATGCTTTCCAAGAGGAGCTAGCAAAAGCTTCCGATGAGATTGCTGAAATGACCAGGGAAAGGGACTCAGCAGAGAGTTCCAAGCTTGAAGCTCTTTCAGAACTCGAAAAGTTATCTACTCTCCAattgaaggaaagaaagaaccaattttctcaatttatgGGATTAAAATCTGGCCTTGATCGACTAAAGGAGGCTTTGCATGAGATCAATAGCTTACTTGTGGATGCTTTCTCTAGGGATTTGGATGCTTTTTATAATCTGGAAGCTGCTATTGAGTCCTGTACTAAAGCTAACGAACCTACCGAGGTCAATCCTTCTCCTTCCACTGTGTCTGGTGCCTTTAAGAAGGACAAG GGGAGTTTTTTTGCTCTGGATTCCTGGTTGAACTCCTACACTAATTCTGCTATGGACGAAAAGGTTGCAACGGAAATACATAGTCAAATTGTGCATCAACTAGAAGAATCGATGAAGGAAATTGGGGATCTGAAAGAAATGATAGATGGCCATTCTGTGTCATTCCATAAACAATCTGATTCTCTATCTAAGGTACTGGGGGAGCTTTATCAAGAAGTTAATTCACAGAAAGAGTTGGTCCAAGCATTAGAGTCAAAGGTGCAACAGTGTGAATCAGTTgcaaaagataaagaaaaggaaggcgATATCCTATGTAGAAGCGTTGACATGCTTCTTGAAGCATGCAGATCTACAATTAAGGAAGTTGACCAAAGAAAAGGGGAACTAATGGGAAATGATTTGACTAGTGAAAATTTGGGAGTGAATTTTATCTCCACAGCACCTGATCAACTTTCACGCACAGGAAGAACTCATTTATTGTCTGAGGAATATGTCCAGACAATTGCTGACAGGTTGCTGTTAACAGTAAGGGAATTTATAGGTCTGAAAGCTGAAATGTTTGATGGTAGTGTAACAGAAATGAAGATTGCAATAGCAAATTTGCAGAAGGAGCTTCAGGAAAAGGACATCCAGAAGGAAAGGATTTGCATGGATCTTGTTGGTCAAATCAAGGAAGCAGAAGGAACTGCAACTAGATATTCGCTTGATCTCCAAGCTTCAAAAGATAAGGTTCGTGAGTTGGAGAAAGTAATGGAACAAATGGACAATGAGAGGAAGGCCTTCGAGCAGAGATTAAGGCAGTTGCAAGATGGTTTGTCCATCTCAGATGAGTTACGGGAGAGGGTCAAATCACTCACAGATTTGCTCGCATCAAAAGACCAAG AAATTGAAGCTTTGATGCATGCACTTGATGAAGAAGAGGTACAGATGGAAGGTCTGACCAATAAGATCGAGGAGCTGGAAAAAgtcttgaaggaaaagaaTCACGAACTTGAGGGCATTGAAACTTCTCGGGGGAAGCTCACAAAAAAGCTCTCAATCACTGTGACAAAATTTGATGAGCTTCATCATCTATCTGAAAGTCTCTTAACGGAGGTTGAAAAACTTCAAGCACAGTTGCAAGATCGGGATGCTGAAATCTCCTTTTTGAGACAAGAGGTAACAAGATGTACAAATGATGCTCTTGTTGCAACTCAAACAAGCAACAGAAGTACAGAGGATATCAATGAGGTCATAACATGGTTTGACATGGTGGGAGCTCGGGCGGGGCTGTCTCATATAGGTCATAGTGACCAGGCAAACGAAGTTCATGAATGCAAGGAAGTTCTCAAGAAGAAGATAACATCaatcttaaaagaaattgaggataTTCAAGCAGCATCTCAAAGGAAGGACGAATTGTTACTGGTTGAAAAGAATAAGGTAGAAGAATTGAAATGCAAGGAATTGCAACTAAACTCGCTTGAAGATGTTGGAGATGATAATAAAGCAAGAAGTGCGGCCCCTGAAATCTTTGAATCCGAACCATTG ATTAACAAATGGGCTGCAAGCAGTACTATTACACCTCAAGTTCGTAGCTTACGCAAAGGCAATACCGATCAAGTTGCAATTGCCATAGATGTGGATCCTGCTAGCAGTAGTAATAGATTAGAGGATGAAGATGACGACAAAG TGCATGGTTTCAAGTCATTAGCTTCATCAAGACTtgttccaaaattttcaagacgTGCAACAGACATGATTGATGGTCTTTG GGTATCTTGTGATCGGGCGCTGATGCGGCAGCCTGCATTACGACTGGGAATTATATTCTATTGGGCCATATTACATGCACTTGTTGCCACATTTGTAGTTTGA